In Acidobacteriota bacterium, the following are encoded in one genomic region:
- a CDS encoding molybdopterin-dependent oxidoreductase: MSGESRRRNATTVETACPLDCPDSCSLSVSVEHGRVVGVDAGPASATTNGFICGKVRRFTDHLYGDHRLLYPEIRDGAKGFGTYRRATWEEAMALIAQRMQAARDEFGGESILPYSYGGSNGLITHQTNDAELWRALGASRLARTVCAAPTTTAAQAMYGRMPGVAYEDYAHAKLVVMWGANPSASGIHLVPFIKAARANGATLVVIDPRQTPLARLADLHLPIRPGTDLVLALGLARELFARNAVDDAFLAAHATGVEAFRARTEPWTLDRVAAITGIPERAVARLVDLYTTIRPSLVRCGWGLERNRNGTEAVLAILALPALVNAFGVQGGGYTLSNSGAWGIDAERWRRVPETPTRIINMNRLGEALDAATTPPVKVLFVYNSNALATSPDQNRILKGLQREDLFTVVFDQVRTDTSRYADVILPATTFLEHYDIARGYGNYAMQLVKPVIEPVGDARPNVVVFSELAARLGVGDEEEETDALLRVSAGLPEAIATAVMEQRAAVPPCGPRPVQMVDAFPLTPDAKIHLYPEALATDGPLYSYEADPASPAYPLALISPASGKTVSSTFGQLRRNVARLLIHSADAEPRGITDGDSVRVFNALGDVHCIAHVSDRIARGVVSLPKGLWRQSTLNGETATALAPATVERHSGGACFNDARVEVARIVGAAFGDADLSVYVPARPTEVH, encoded by the coding sequence ATGTCAGGCGAATCTCGACGACGAAACGCGACGACGGTCGAGACGGCGTGCCCGCTCGACTGCCCTGACTCGTGCAGCCTGTCTGTCAGCGTCGAGCACGGACGCGTCGTCGGGGTCGATGCCGGACCGGCCAGTGCCACGACCAACGGCTTCATCTGCGGCAAGGTGCGCCGATTCACCGACCACCTGTACGGCGACCATCGACTCCTCTACCCCGAGATTCGTGATGGTGCCAAAGGCTTCGGAACCTACCGCCGGGCGACGTGGGAAGAGGCCATGGCGCTCATCGCGCAGCGCATGCAGGCGGCGCGCGACGAGTTCGGCGGTGAGTCGATCCTGCCCTACTCGTACGGTGGTTCGAACGGACTGATCACGCACCAGACGAACGATGCCGAGTTGTGGCGGGCGCTCGGCGCGTCACGCCTCGCCCGCACCGTGTGCGCCGCGCCGACGACGACGGCGGCGCAGGCGATGTACGGCAGGATGCCCGGCGTGGCCTATGAGGACTACGCACACGCGAAGCTCGTCGTGATGTGGGGCGCCAATCCGTCGGCGTCGGGCATCCACCTGGTGCCCTTCATCAAGGCGGCGCGCGCCAACGGCGCCACGCTGGTGGTGATCGATCCGCGACAGACGCCATTGGCACGGCTGGCGGATCTGCACCTGCCCATCAGGCCGGGGACCGATCTCGTCCTCGCGCTCGGTCTCGCGCGCGAACTCTTCGCCCGCAACGCCGTCGACGACGCGTTCCTCGCGGCGCACGCGACCGGCGTGGAGGCGTTCCGCGCGCGCACGGAGCCATGGACGCTCGATCGCGTGGCCGCGATCACCGGCATCCCCGAGCGTGCCGTCGCACGCCTCGTCGACCTCTACACGACGATCAGGCCGTCTCTGGTCCGCTGTGGGTGGGGGCTGGAGCGCAACCGCAACGGCACCGAAGCCGTGCTCGCGATTCTGGCGCTGCCGGCGCTGGTCAACGCGTTCGGCGTGCAGGGCGGCGGCTACACGCTGAGCAACAGCGGCGCGTGGGGCATCGACGCGGAGCGATGGCGCCGCGTTCCGGAAACGCCGACGCGCATCATCAACATGAACAGACTCGGCGAAGCACTCGATGCGGCGACCACGCCGCCCGTCAAGGTGCTGTTCGTCTACAACAGCAACGCGCTCGCGACGTCGCCGGACCAGAACCGCATCCTCAAGGGCCTGCAGCGCGAAGACCTCTTCACCGTCGTGTTCGATCAGGTGCGTACGGACACGTCGCGCTATGCCGACGTCATCCTGCCGGCCACGACCTTCCTCGAGCACTACGACATCGCGCGCGGCTACGGCAACTACGCCATGCAACTCGTGAAGCCCGTGATCGAGCCCGTCGGCGACGCTCGTCCCAATGTCGTCGTGTTCAGCGAACTGGCCGCACGACTCGGCGTGGGCGACGAGGAAGAAGAAACCGACGCGCTGCTGCGCGTGAGCGCAGGCCTACCTGAAGCGATCGCGACGGCCGTGATGGAGCAGCGTGCCGCCGTGCCGCCGTGCGGCCCGCGTCCGGTGCAGATGGTCGACGCGTTCCCGTTGACGCCGGACGCGAAGATTCACCTGTATCCGGAGGCACTGGCCACCGACGGGCCACTCTACAGCTACGAGGCCGATCCGGCCTCGCCGGCATATCCGCTCGCGCTGATCTCGCCCGCGAGCGGGAAGACGGTGAGCTCGACGTTCGGCCAGTTGCGCCGCAACGTCGCGCGGCTGCTGATCCACAGCGCCGACGCCGAACCGCGCGGCATCACTGATGGCGACTCCGTCCGCGTCTTCAACGCGCTCGGTGACGTCCATTGCATCGCGCACGTCAGCGATCGCATCGCCAGGGGTGTGGTGAGCCTGCCGAAGGGCCTGTGGCGGCAGAGCACGCTGAACGGCGAGACGGCCACCGCGCTGGCGCCGGCAACCGTCGAACGCCACTCGGGCGGTGCCTGCTTCAACGACGCCCGCGTCGAAGTGGCGCGCATCGTGGGCGCCGCCTTCGGCGACGCCGACCTCAGCGTGTACGTCCCCGCGCGGCCGACCGAAGTGCACTGA
- a CDS encoding sugar phosphorylase, whose amino-acid sequence MEEAAASLKGAGAFTDTWRLPHLSEPDYSQPLLAITDAQRQRMLELLVLMYGQEVAEETMPDLERLMRVYYAHKPPALLAADASFHAAERFSERDIVLITYGDLLTSPGRRPLQVLASFLRRFMRSSINTVHILPFFPYSSDRGFSIVDYEEVDPRLGSWDDIAALASEFRLMFDGVFNHASSRSRWFQHFLNGRPGYEDFFVAFSTKDAISPDYLRLILRPRTSDLLTPFRTINGQRYVWTTFSPDQVDLNFRNPRVLMRVVEILLSYVQRGADVIRLDAVTYIWRELGTSCAHLRQTHAVVQLFRAILDVVAPRVALITETNVPHADNIGYFGNGSDEAQLVYNFALPPLVLHSFHTGSCDTLSRWARTLTPISDTANYFNFLSSHDGVGLLGARAILTDEDVAALVDRTLAHGGFVSYRSNGDGTQSPYELNIAWYSALNKDGNGESQSLQVARFLAARSIPFAMRGVPGIYLPTLFGARNDTDAVLHGAEKRSINRRTYEEASLMRLLDDRECWVSQVARGMRRMVRRRIAQPAFHPNASQAILDAGTGVFALLRERPGVQRLIALTNVTDQRVRVRLRAEDIGDDTVWRDVLGTARYQVANGVLSVALPPYGVAWLSAS is encoded by the coding sequence ATGGAGGAGGCCGCAGCATCGCTGAAGGGAGCCGGGGCGTTCACGGACACCTGGCGGCTCCCGCACCTGTCGGAACCCGACTACTCGCAGCCCCTGCTCGCGATCACCGACGCGCAGCGACAGCGGATGCTGGAGCTGCTCGTGCTGATGTACGGGCAGGAGGTGGCCGAGGAGACGATGCCGGATCTCGAGCGGCTGATGCGCGTGTACTACGCGCACAAGCCGCCGGCGCTGCTTGCGGCCGACGCGTCGTTCCACGCGGCCGAACGCTTCTCCGAGCGCGACATCGTCCTCATCACCTACGGCGATCTGCTCACGTCGCCGGGACGTCGGCCGCTGCAGGTGCTGGCAAGCTTCCTGCGGCGCTTCATGCGCAGTTCGATCAATACGGTTCACATCCTCCCGTTCTTCCCGTATTCCTCTGACCGCGGGTTCTCGATCGTCGACTACGAAGAGGTCGATCCGCGGCTGGGGTCGTGGGACGACATCGCTGCGCTCGCGTCGGAGTTCCGCCTGATGTTCGACGGTGTCTTCAACCACGCGTCGAGCCGCAGTCGCTGGTTCCAGCATTTCCTCAACGGCCGTCCGGGCTACGAGGACTTCTTTGTCGCCTTCAGCACGAAGGACGCCATCTCGCCGGACTACCTGCGGCTGATCCTCCGCCCGCGGACGTCCGATCTCCTCACGCCCTTCCGGACGATCAACGGCCAGCGCTACGTCTGGACGACGTTCAGTCCGGACCAGGTGGACCTGAACTTCCGCAACCCGCGTGTGCTGATGCGCGTGGTGGAGATCCTCCTGTCGTACGTCCAGCGCGGCGCCGACGTCATCCGTCTCGACGCGGTCACCTACATCTGGCGCGAGCTCGGGACCAGCTGCGCGCACCTGCGGCAGACGCACGCCGTGGTGCAGCTCTTTCGCGCGATCCTCGACGTGGTGGCGCCGCGCGTCGCGCTGATCACGGAGACCAACGTTCCGCACGCCGACAACATCGGCTACTTCGGCAACGGCTCCGACGAGGCGCAGCTCGTGTACAATTTCGCGCTGCCGCCGCTGGTGCTGCACTCGTTCCACACGGGGTCGTGCGACACGCTCTCGCGGTGGGCGCGCACCCTCACGCCGATCTCCGACACGGCCAACTACTTCAACTTCCTGTCGTCGCACGATGGGGTCGGCTTGCTCGGGGCGCGGGCGATCCTGACCGACGAGGACGTCGCGGCGCTCGTCGATCGCACGCTCGCGCACGGCGGGTTCGTGTCGTACCGCTCCAACGGAGACGGTACGCAGAGTCCCTACGAACTGAACATCGCGTGGTACAGCGCGCTCAACAAGGATGGCAACGGCGAGTCGCAGTCGCTGCAGGTGGCGCGTTTCCTCGCCGCGCGCTCGATCCCGTTCGCCATGCGCGGCGTGCCCGGCATCTATCTCCCGACGCTGTTCGGCGCCCGCAACGACACCGACGCCGTGCTGCACGGCGCCGAGAAGCGCAGCATCAACAGACGCACGTACGAAGAGGCGTCGCTGATGCGGCTGCTCGACGATCGGGAGTGCTGGGTGTCGCAGGTGGCGCGCGGCATGCGCCGCATGGTGCGGCGCCGCATCGCGCAGCCGGCGTTCCATCCCAATGCGTCGCAGGCGATCCTCGACGCGGGCACGGGCGTGTTCGCCCTGCTGCGTGAACGGCCCGGCGTGCAGCGGCTCATCGCACTCACCAACGTCACCGACCAGCGCGTGCGCGTGCGCCTGCGCGCCGAGGACATCGGTGACGACACCGTGTGGCGCGACGTGCTCGGGACGGCACGCTACCAGGTGGCCAACGGCGTGCTGTCTGTGGCTCTGCCGCCCTACGGCGTCGCCTGGTTGAGTGCGAGCTGA